One genomic region from Nostoc sp. C052 encodes:
- a CDS encoding alpha-ketoglutarate-dependent dioxygenase AlkB — protein MQQLNLFAESTPVLPVTYYPDFLSLEQANELYQHCLQLQWQQNQIRIAGKTMPVPRLECIYGDAGCNYLYSKSVLLKPLPWKELLGELRDSITALTGYKFRIVIGNQYRSGTDSIGWHSDNESSMGYQPAIASISLGGVRKFQIKPIGGTHTDFWLEHGSLLVMHPGCQSTHLHQVPKTNKVVSTRINLTFRPHTGGGR, from the coding sequence ATGCAACAACTCAATTTGTTTGCTGAATCAACCCCAGTCTTACCAGTCACTTATTACCCCGATTTCTTAAGCCTTGAACAAGCCAATGAACTCTACCAACACTGCCTACAACTGCAATGGCAGCAAAATCAAATCAGGATTGCGGGTAAAACAATGCCCGTCCCTCGCCTCGAATGTATTTACGGTGATGCCGGCTGCAATTATCTCTACTCGAAAAGTGTGCTGTTGAAACCTCTACCTTGGAAAGAATTGCTTGGGGAATTACGCGACTCCATCACCGCACTAACTGGCTACAAGTTCCGCATCGTTATTGGAAATCAATACCGCAGTGGTACTGATTCAATCGGTTGGCATTCCGACAACGAATCTTCGATGGGATATCAGCCAGCGATCGCATCAATCAGCCTCGGTGGTGTTCGCAAGTTTCAAATCAAACCCATTGGCGGTACACACACTGACTTTTGGTTAGAACACGGCAGCTTGCTCGTGATGCACCCTGGTTGTCAATCAACACATCTGCATCAGGTTCCGAAAACCAACAAAGTGGTTAGCACCCGTATTAATCTTACATTCCGTCCACACACCGGAGGGGGCAGATAA
- a CDS encoding plasmid replication protein, CyRepA1 family produces MRIIESDSQALHLQEWLNSGVDEEIIALNVRSLYGTTPYEYLLYSPKISRRNDGRLRDRDLKKYQHIELGGWWCNGIDPLNNYVLMMWGCFKPDHPRRDHQKIHKFIKYEHPLREETRAFFLLVPNRIWVKVSNRSGIPITEEDLQHPGGFWHWVWRHNVPVTIVEGVKKAGALLTAGYAAIAIPGVNAGYRTPHDEYGTASGKPSLIPDLKHFATQGRQVNICFDQDNKPETVQRVRTAISRMGRLLVNEGCSLRVIDLPLGSEKGVDDFIVAKGREAFDALYNTAVALELWEIKLFTLLTYPPSIALNQRFLGQLLVPEGEKLIILKAPKGTGKTEWLSTEVAKAHDLGRRVLIITHRIQLGEALCDRFGVNYVTEVRTNETGTLLGYGVCVDSLHQESQARFNPNDWANDVIIIDECDQVFWHLLNSGTEVQKRRVSVLKNLKQLVQNVLGSSQGKIYLSSADVSDTDVKYVLSLAGEYRVNPFVIVNNYRHVAGNCYNYSGSNPKNLIAALDKAIAKGGHHLLCCSAQKAKSKWGTQALEERFRRKFPHLRILRIDSESVADPSHAAMGCISHLNEILTEYDLVIASPSLETGVSIDIEGHFDGVWGIFQGVQPVNSVRQMLARLRETVDRHIWVREWGMSVVGNGSTTIGGLLRSQHIATQANIALLSAADNDDYSFVDQNFQPESLQTWGKRGSVINVEMRRYRESVLAGLVEDGYTIIDADDVDDDESGAVIESVKAASEQLYASECQAIADSPTISDAELKKLQDTRAKTKTERHQQRKAELSRRYEVDVTPDLVEKDDDGWYPQLRMHYYLMLGREFLSNRDAKRAKAQLEAGENSVWKPDFNKGQLLPAVLLLENLNLLQFLTPDVQLRSSDEKLVEFKALAVQHRHVIKNYLNVSISEKLTPVAIAQKLLAKIDLKLNYVGRLGKRENRECVYQFVAPDDQRDSIFEQWLNRDEVFLSESVSVTNNIEFPTQVTGTISDDIPQTLNQVESPATQAWKGLKLKMRLGLDSAGRFYQQMVSQLGEAIGVADGEPYWNAYLGQWQVWVNFGSECRSVVCDWVAVV; encoded by the coding sequence ATGCGTATAATCGAATCTGATTCTCAAGCTCTACACTTACAAGAATGGTTAAATAGTGGCGTTGACGAAGAAATCATTGCTCTGAATGTGCGTTCGCTCTACGGCACAACACCCTACGAATATCTCCTCTACAGTCCCAAAATCTCCCGTCGCAATGATGGACGATTACGCGATCGCGATTTAAAAAAGTACCAGCACATTGAATTAGGCGGCTGGTGGTGCAATGGAATTGACCCGCTTAACAACTACGTCCTAATGATGTGGGGCTGTTTCAAACCCGACCACCCCAGACGCGACCACCAAAAGATCCACAAATTTATTAAGTATGAACACCCATTGAGAGAAGAGACACGCGCTTTCTTCCTTTTAGTACCGAATCGCATTTGGGTGAAAGTTTCCAATCGTAGCGGCATCCCTATCACCGAAGAAGACCTACAGCACCCTGGTGGCTTCTGGCACTGGGTTTGGCGGCACAACGTACCAGTCACAATCGTCGAAGGTGTCAAAAAAGCGGGGGCATTATTGACTGCTGGTTATGCTGCGATCGCAATTCCTGGTGTTAACGCTGGATACCGTACACCCCATGATGAGTACGGTACTGCCAGTGGTAAACCCTCTCTAATTCCAGACTTGAAACATTTTGCAACACAGGGGAGACAGGTCAACATTTGCTTTGACCAGGACAATAAACCTGAGACAGTTCAACGGGTGAGAACCGCTATCAGTCGCATGGGTCGGCTGTTGGTAAACGAGGGTTGTTCGCTGCGAGTTATTGATTTACCGCTAGGGTCAGAGAAAGGGGTTGATGATTTTATCGTTGCCAAAGGACGGGAAGCTTTTGACGCACTTTATAATACTGCTGTTGCTTTGGAATTATGGGAAATCAAGCTGTTTACTCTGCTAACTTACCCGCCGTCAATCGCTCTCAACCAAAGATTCTTGGGTCAGCTTCTCGTCCCTGAAGGTGAAAAACTGATTATCCTCAAAGCTCCCAAGGGAACCGGTAAAACCGAATGGCTGTCTACTGAGGTGGCGAAGGCGCATGACCTTGGACGTAGGGTGTTAATCATCACCCATCGGATTCAACTTGGTGAGGCGTTATGCGATCGCTTTGGAGTGAATTATGTCACAGAAGTTCGCACGAATGAAACAGGCACATTGTTGGGATATGGCGTATGTGTGGATTCGCTACATCAGGAGAGTCAGGCGCGATTCAACCCCAATGACTGGGCAAATGATGTCATTATTATTGATGAATGCGACCAGGTATTCTGGCATTTGCTCAACTCTGGTACTGAAGTGCAAAAACGTCGGGTATCTGTTCTCAAAAACCTCAAACAACTGGTACAGAATGTTTTAGGCAGCAGTCAGGGAAAGATTTACCTGTCTAGTGCCGATGTTTCCGACACAGATGTAAAGTATGTTTTATCACTCGCTGGGGAATATCGAGTTAATCCATTCGTTATCGTCAACAACTATCGGCACGTAGCTGGCAACTGTTACAACTATTCTGGCAGTAACCCGAAGAATCTCATCGCCGCACTCGACAAAGCCATTGCCAAAGGTGGGCATCATCTATTATGCTGCTCTGCTCAAAAAGCAAAATCCAAATGGGGAACCCAAGCACTTGAGGAACGTTTTCGTCGCAAATTCCCACATTTACGGATTCTGCGAATTGACAGTGAATCTGTTGCTGATCCATCTCATGCTGCTATGGGGTGTATTTCTCACCTGAACGAAATTCTGACCGAGTATGATTTAGTTATCGCCTCACCCAGTCTTGAAACTGGGGTATCCATCGACATTGAAGGACATTTTGATGGTGTTTGGGGAATTTTTCAGGGTGTGCAGCCGGTTAACTCCGTGCGGCAGATGTTGGCGCGGCTACGGGAAACAGTTGACCGTCACATTTGGGTCAGAGAGTGGGGGATGTCGGTTGTGGGCAATGGTTCCACAACGATAGGAGGATTGCTCAGAAGTCAGCACATCGCTACACAAGCTAACATTGCGCTGTTGTCGGCGGCGGATAATGATGACTACAGCTTTGTTGATCAGAACTTTCAGCCGGAGTCATTGCAAACCTGGGGCAAGCGTGGTTCTGTGATTAACGTTGAGATGCGGCGCTATCGAGAGTCTGTGCTTGCGGGTTTGGTCGAAGATGGCTACACCATTATTGATGCCGACGATGTTGATGACGATGAAAGTGGGGCAGTAATCGAGTCAGTTAAAGCGGCAAGTGAGCAATTGTACGCTAGTGAATGTCAGGCGATCGCGGATTCTCCTACCATCTCTGATGCCGAACTTAAGAAGCTGCAAGACACAAGGGCGAAAACCAAAACCGAACGACATCAGCAGCGCAAGGCGGAATTATCCCGTCGCTATGAAGTTGACGTGACCCCTGATTTGGTCGAGAAAGATGACGACGGCTGGTATCCCCAACTGCGGATGCACTATTATTTGATGCTGGGGCGAGAGTTTCTGAGCAACCGTGATGCGAAACGGGCTAAGGCGCAATTAGAGGCTGGGGAGAATTCGGTTTGGAAACCGGATTTTAACAAGGGGCAGCTATTGCCTGCTGTACTGTTACTCGAAAATCTGAATCTGTTACAGTTTCTTACACCAGACGTTCAATTACGTAGCAGCGACGAGAAGCTGGTGGAATTTAAGGCACTGGCTGTTCAGCACAGGCACGTTATTAAGAATTACTTGAATGTCAGTATCTCCGAAAAACTGACCCCAGTGGCGATCGCTCAGAAGTTACTTGCCAAGATTGATTTGAAGTTGAACTACGTTGGTCGATTGGGTAAGCGTGAAAATCGGGAGTGCGTTTACCAGTTTGTTGCACCTGATGATCAGCGTGATTCTATTTTTGAGCAGTGGTTAAATCGGGATGAAGTGTTTCTTAGTGAGTCGGTGTCAGTCACGAATAATATAGAGTTCCCAACACAAGTGACTGGCACAATATCAGATGACATTCCCCAAACATTAAATCAGGTTGAAAGTCCTGCTACCCAAGCCTGGAAAGGGCTGAAGCTGAAAATGCGCCTTGGACTCGACAGCGCTGGTCGGTTCTACCAACAGATGGTTTCCCAGCTTGGTGAAGCTATTGGCGTTGCTGATGGGGAGCCTTACTGGAATGCATATCTGGGGCAATGGCAGGTTTGGGTTAACTTTGGGAGCGAGTGTAGGTCTGTGGTGTGCGATTGGGTGGCGGTGGTTTAG
- a CDS encoding CopG family transcriptional regulator gives MKSVNKKWATKRLTINLASGEAERLEKYCSITGRPATDVIRELIRSLPTEETPNAN, from the coding sequence ATTAAATCAGTGAATAAGAAATGGGCAACTAAACGACTCACAATTAATTTGGCATCAGGGGAAGCAGAAAGATTAGAAAAATACTGTTCAATAACAGGACGACCAGCAACCGATGTGATTCGAGAGTTGATTCGCTCCTTGCCAACTGAAGAAACACCAAATGCAAATTGA
- a CDS encoding type IV pilin-like G/H family protein, producing the protein MNIFLKLDKKTQFKALFLLVFIPSVWIILPPILYNLFPLSFSNESWDTSSVGLASIGMMTRGQQRYFLEHNGIFSKSIPEIDIALKEQMSNSSKNYNYSIKITPISAFNYANPRREYVKKGWFVNIPVIGYVSGVFIIPNTKNSKNELTTFAIICQNKLPGTIHLSEPIYQNGILTCGSGTIKLQKPK; encoded by the coding sequence ATGAATATTTTCTTAAAACTTGATAAAAAAACACAATTCAAGGCTCTATTTTTGCTAGTATTTATTCCTTCTGTCTGGATTATATTGCCACCAATTTTATATAATTTATTTCCTTTAAGTTTTAGTAATGAAAGTTGGGATACATCATCAGTAGGACTGGCTTCAATTGGTATGATGACTCGTGGTCAGCAGAGATACTTTTTAGAGCATAATGGCATTTTTAGTAAGTCGATTCCTGAAATAGACATTGCTCTTAAAGAACAAATGTCAAACTCGTCAAAAAACTATAACTATTCTATAAAAATAACCCCAATCTCTGCATTCAATTATGCAAATCCCCGACGAGAGTATGTAAAAAAGGGATGGTTCGTAAACATACCAGTAATAGGTTATGTTAGTGGTGTTTTTATTATACCTAATACTAAAAATTCTAAAAATGAACTAACAACTTTCGCAATTATATGTCAAAACAAATTACCAGGCACTATCCACTTAAGCGAGCCGATTTATCAAAATGGTATTCTTACTTGTGGTTCGGGAACTATAAAATTGCAGAAACCCAAATAA
- a CDS encoding IS630 family transposase, translating to MWEDEQSQQQSASSMKAYSIDLRQKVIDAYNNQEGSQRKLATRFSVSLTFIQKLLKRYRSNATVEPKAHGGGNTGKLSSEHMAIVVTLLEEDNDAILVELCSRLEERTGVLVSRATMGRITQKLNLTRKKKTLHASEKYTERVQKLRAEYWTTIGTVNLEDLVFIDEAGVNIAMTRRFARSPQGSRAYGSCPYGRGKNVTMIGAMSLEGVIAAMTFTGGTNASAFVTYVTQVLVPTLWPGACVVMDNFSSHKVTGIREAIEAVGARLVYLSPYSPDFSPIENCWSKVKEFLRRRSPPQASQAARTYLELDEAITTALDAVTKKDIIGWFTHCCYYIAPN from the coding sequence ATGTGGGAGGATGAACAAAGTCAACAGCAAAGTGCATCTAGCATGAAAGCATACTCCATTGACCTCCGTCAAAAAGTAATTGACGCATATAATAATCAAGAAGGCTCCCAACGAAAGCTGGCAACAAGATTTAGCGTCAGTTTAACTTTTATCCAGAAGCTACTAAAGCGATATCGAAGCAACGCGACAGTTGAGCCAAAGGCTCATGGTGGAGGTAATACAGGTAAGCTAAGTAGTGAACACATGGCAATAGTTGTCACCTTACTGGAGGAAGACAACGATGCAATTTTGGTTGAGTTGTGTTCTCGATTAGAGGAACGAACGGGTGTTCTAGTCAGCAGAGCGACAATGGGAAGAATCACTCAAAAGCTAAACCTAACGCGCAAAAAAAAAACATTGCACGCCAGCGAAAAATACACAGAACGGGTACAGAAACTCAGAGCAGAGTATTGGACAACGATTGGCACCGTAAACCTGGAAGACCTGGTGTTTATCGATGAAGCCGGAGTCAACATCGCCATGACCAGACGCTTCGCTCGTTCGCCCCAAGGTAGTCGTGCTTATGGTTCATGTCCCTACGGGCGGGGGAAAAATGTAACGATGATTGGGGCTATGTCCTTAGAAGGAGTCATTGCCGCCATGACTTTTACTGGTGGTACTAATGCGTCTGCTTTTGTTACCTATGTTACTCAAGTTTTGGTTCCAACTCTTTGGCCGGGCGCTTGTGTTGTCATGGATAACTTCAGTTCTCATAAAGTAACAGGTATCCGAGAAGCTATTGAAGCAGTTGGAGCCAGATTAGTATATTTATCACCTTATTCTCCTGATTTTTCACCAATTGAAAACTGTTGGTCAAAAGTCAAAGAATTTTTGCGTAGGCGTAGCCCGCCGCAGGCATCGCAAGCTGCTAGAACTTATCTTGAGTTAGATGAAGCTATTACAACTGCCCTAGATGCAGTCACCAAAAAAGACATTATTGGATGGTTCACTCACTGCTGTTACTATATTGCACCCAACTGA
- a CDS encoding DUF1392 domain-containing protein has protein sequence MINNINALQTSWYLSPPWGQTIPPIEVNLLERVYLRTTRTFGYCCGMQWKHECWIYSIDCGKEILHATQNQIIGTGELEAITVQKPAFVLGERVILCSHDKGTKQRLILGIALVHNSWFYLVELMSPTLIKTPTISNRFSLVGEKSLVRIKV, from the coding sequence ATGATTAACAACATTAACGCACTTCAAACAAGTTGGTATCTCTCGCCTCCTTGGGGACAAACAATTCCACCCATTGAGGTCAATTTACTGGAGAGAGTATACCTGAGAACCACAAGGACATTCGGCTACTGCTGCGGTATGCAATGGAAACACGAATGTTGGATTTATTCAATTGATTGCGGAAAAGAAATACTCCACGCCACACAGAACCAAATCATCGGGACTGGAGAATTAGAAGCCATTACTGTGCAAAAACCTGCTTTTGTTCTGGGCGAAAGAGTGATTCTCTGTTCTCACGATAAAGGAACAAAACAACGGCTGATTTTAGGAATTGCACTGGTGCATAATTCTTGGTTTTACCTTGTTGAATTGATGTCCCCAACGTTAATTAAGACACCGACTATATCGAATCGTTTCTCATTAGTTGGTGAAAAAAGCTTGGTGCGGATCAAAGTTTGA
- a CDS encoding helix-turn-helix domain-containing protein → MLALENFHVLSLPCMAIEDLAKLPETPCVYLVVNSQGKVLYVGKSENLRKRWKSHYKLSSLIEESGIRISYVEVQEDLLFKVERALINALNPPLNENEPSKGIASLRQRVGLTQRQLADLVGVTETTVRNWENNRSGVEWFERVAKLCDSLQCTPNDLFGYQKIAESEEKA, encoded by the coding sequence ATGCTAGCCCTAGAGAACTTTCATGTTTTAAGCCTGCCATGTATGGCAATCGAAGACCTAGCCAAATTACCAGAAACCCCGTGTGTGTACTTGGTCGTGAACAGCCAAGGTAAGGTTTTGTATGTTGGCAAGTCAGAAAACCTTAGAAAAAGATGGAAATCTCATTACAAGCTATCTAGCTTGATTGAAGAGTCAGGAATCAGGATTTCTTACGTTGAAGTACAAGAAGATTTGCTTTTTAAAGTTGAAAGAGCATTAATTAACGCTTTGAATCCTCCCCTCAATGAAAATGAACCATCCAAGGGAATCGCTAGTCTGCGACAAAGAGTTGGTTTAACACAACGGCAATTAGCTGATTTAGTGGGAGTTACGGAAACAACCGTTCGGAATTGGGAAAATAATCGCAGCGGTGTTGAATGGTTTGAAAGGGTGGCGAAACTTTGTGATAGCTTACAATGCACTCCTAATGATTTGTTTGGATATCAAAAGATTGCAGAAAGCGAGGAAAAAGCTTGA
- a CDS encoding DNA cytosine methyltransferase has translation MIDPITPFKTQKVLDLCSGIGGFTLAHLITSGFETVAFCEINEYCQQVLNLHFPHIPIIGDIHDITVESLARVGVREVDGIIAGLPCPPFSLAGKRLASQDERNLFGEFFRIICDIRPKWAIVENVPGLITAESGEFFRSVLWQFAQMGFDVEWGVLSASQVGAVHKRERIWFIATNSQSSRRDTSWSQHIQERTNLASIGGGDAGNSQKHRLTNSVEYGAFSQPTSSRGDDRCTTGLDGCLLTHAGLTDWLAAATIPSFNRLTRREIAALTPEDTAEYHQLWAEYQAIRRQHKQQLMALGNAIVPQCAALIFERLKRILSQQQKNS, from the coding sequence ATGATTGACCCAATTACTCCCTTTAAAACTCAAAAAGTCCTTGACCTCTGCTCTGGTATTGGTGGCTTCACCCTGGCTCATTTGATTACTAGCGGTTTTGAAACTGTGGCATTTTGCGAAATCAACGAATATTGCCAGCAAGTTCTAAATCTGCACTTTCCACATATTCCAATTATCGGGGACATCCATGATATTACAGTTGAGTCTCTTGCAAGAGTCGGAGTTAGAGAAGTTGACGGCATCATCGCTGGACTCCCCTGCCCTCCCTTCAGCCTCGCGGGGAAACGTCTTGCATCGCAGGATGAACGCAACTTGTTCGGGGAATTCTTTAGAATCATTTGCGATATTCGACCAAAATGGGCAATTGTGGAAAACGTTCCCGGACTCATCACTGCTGAATCGGGTGAATTTTTCCGTTCCGTACTGTGGCAGTTTGCCCAGATGGGGTTCGATGTCGAATGGGGAGTGCTTTCGGCAAGCCAAGTGGGAGCCGTCCACAAACGAGAAAGAATTTGGTTCATTGCTACCAACTCCCAAAGCTCAAGACGGGATACATCCTGGAGTCAGCACATACAAGAGCGGACAAACCTTGCATCTATCGGCGGCGGTGATGCTGGCAACTCCCAAAAACACAGACTTACCAACTCAGTTGAATACGGAGCGTTCTCTCAACCCACATCTAGTAGAGGCGATGATCGGTGTACCACAGGGCTGGACGGATGTCTCCTTACCCACGCCGGACTTACAGATTGGCTTGCTGCTGCCACAATCCCCAGTTTCAATCGGCTTACTCGTAGAGAAATTGCAGCGCTTACGCCAGAAGACACGGCAGAATATCACCAACTCTGGGCAGAATACCAAGCCATCAGAAGACAACACAAACAACAATTGATGGCTTTGGGCAATGCCATTGTTCCCCAATGCGCTGCACTAATTTTTGAACGTCTGAAAAGAATTTTATCTCAACAACAGAAAAACTCATGA
- a CDS encoding WD40 repeat domain-containing protein yields MRKLSGVAEAIALSSDGHTLVGGGSKSFSVWHLPSQQPQLILKGDANDIYDLALSADGQTLVSGSLGKTIKVWNLATGKLKFTLKGHSEVVNALVITPNQQTIVSASSDNTIKIWNLATGQLTSTLAQTPDTVITLALTPDGKTLVSGDSSNHITVWDLGTGRKRTTLTGHYGAVSALAISRDGQLLASGSAKQVKVWNLTTEKLLQDFGGFYFPQITIAFSPDGQSLITGGGYKPYRVWNLVTGNIEATLPDVSNWSGAMVFSRDGKTLFSATEDGITEWKIPAPNHP; encoded by the coding sequence GTGCGGAAGTTAAGTGGAGTAGCAGAAGCGATCGCCCTTTCTTCTGATGGTCACACCTTAGTGGGCGGCGGTAGCAAAAGCTTTAGCGTCTGGCATCTGCCAAGTCAGCAGCCGCAATTAATCCTCAAAGGAGACGCGAATGATATTTATGACCTTGCGCTTTCTGCTGATGGTCAGACTTTGGTGAGCGGGAGTTTAGGCAAGACCATTAAGGTGTGGAATTTAGCGACGGGAAAACTCAAATTTACTCTCAAAGGGCATTCTGAAGTTGTAAATGCACTGGTGATCACACCCAATCAGCAAACAATTGTGAGTGCCAGTTCCGACAATACCATTAAGATATGGAATTTGGCGACTGGACAATTAACAAGCACATTGGCACAAACACCGGATACTGTAATAACTTTGGCGCTGACTCCAGATGGCAAGACTTTGGTTAGTGGCGATTCGAGCAATCACATCACTGTATGGGATCTGGGAACTGGACGAAAGCGCACCACTTTGACTGGACATTATGGTGCAGTATCTGCTTTAGCCATTAGTCGTGACGGTCAGTTGCTCGCTAGTGGTAGTGCCAAGCAGGTAAAAGTGTGGAACCTGACAACAGAAAAATTGTTGCAGGATTTTGGGGGCTTCTATTTTCCGCAGATCACCATCGCCTTTAGTCCTGATGGGCAATCTTTAATTACTGGTGGAGGATATAAACCATATCGGGTTTGGAATCTGGTAACAGGAAATATAGAAGCAACTCTGCCCGATGTTAGCAACTGGTCGGGGGCAATGGTATTTAGTAGGGATGGCAAGACTTTGTTTAGTGCAACAGAGGACGGAATTACAGAGTGGAAAATTCCTGCACCAAACCACCCTTAA
- a CDS encoding WD40 repeat domain-containing protein: MKLLHFLKSRPVIIVLAIAVNITVIDVHSSTSNLPIGKSTITQSQLQIQLVHTLTGHKKVTFGVRAVAISSSGQTLISAGRDDTIKFWNLRTGKLLRSLDAHSDGVTSIAISPDGKRIVTGGISTPTMKVWDLRTFLMLKGESGHTQPVETVAISSDGRLIASGSDDGTIKLWDLHTLKLLDTIPTHSGFVSKVAFSPDMQTLVSAGGGDDNTIRLIDLQTKKTRYILKGHKTGVDAIAITPDSKKLVTGSFGQLVSRNRAISTLKLWNLQTGKLLHEFTDNFNSVESLAISPDGKILICGNYDGTIKLWSLEQGKLLHTWRDGSSSVLGLALSLDGKTLVSSNEDSIIHIWQIK; this comes from the coding sequence ATGAAATTATTGCATTTTCTCAAATCCAGACCAGTCATTATAGTTTTAGCAATTGCAGTAAACATCACTGTCATTGATGTACATTCTTCTACTTCAAATCTTCCCATAGGCAAGAGTACAATTACTCAGTCCCAACTACAGATTCAACTTGTTCACACACTGACTGGGCATAAAAAAGTGACTTTTGGTGTTCGAGCAGTTGCGATTAGCTCTTCGGGGCAAACCCTGATTAGTGCAGGTAGAGATGATACGATTAAATTCTGGAATTTACGTACTGGGAAATTGTTGCGTAGTTTAGACGCTCACTCAGATGGTGTTACTTCAATTGCGATTAGTCCAGATGGCAAGCGGATTGTAACTGGTGGGATAAGCACCCCAACAATGAAGGTTTGGGATTTACGCACTTTCCTTATGCTAAAGGGCGAAAGTGGGCATACCCAACCAGTAGAAACCGTTGCGATTAGTTCAGATGGTAGATTGATTGCTAGTGGCAGTGACGATGGCACAATCAAGCTTTGGGATTTACACACGCTTAAGTTGCTTGATACCATTCCTACACACTCAGGATTCGTGAGTAAAGTTGCATTTAGCCCTGATATGCAAACCCTTGTAAGTGCTGGGGGTGGCGATGATAATACAATTAGGCTGATTGATTTGCAAACTAAAAAAACACGCTATATTCTCAAAGGACACAAAACTGGAGTTGATGCTATTGCCATTACTCCAGATAGCAAAAAGCTTGTTACTGGTAGTTTTGGTCAGCTAGTTTCTCGAAATCGTGCAATTAGTACTCTGAAATTATGGAATCTTCAAACTGGAAAACTGCTGCATGAGTTTACTGATAATTTTAATTCAGTTGAATCTCTTGCCATCAGTCCCGATGGGAAAATTCTGATTTGCGGCAATTATGATGGCACTATAAAACTGTGGAGTTTAGAGCAAGGGAAACTGTTGCACACATGGAGGGATGGTTCCAGTTCTGTTTTAGGGCTTGCTTTAAGTTTGGATGGTAAAACCCTCGTTAGTAGCAATGAAGATAGCATTATACATATTTGGCAAATTAAATAA